One Astyanax mexicanus isolate ESR-SI-001 chromosome 3, AstMex3_surface, whole genome shotgun sequence genomic region harbors:
- the LOC103035340 gene encoding E3 ubiquitin-protein ligase TRIM39, whose translation MAELGPELFTEQELTCSICLDLFSEPVSTPCGHNFCQGCIGGYWASSSVYTCPLCKRPFDERPELSINRVFAHIAQKYRDIQYGGPPSAKPRQRTLASVSVPMATSTGEEVLCDICTGRKEKAVSSCLTCTASYCETHVQPHRQVAFYTSHRLLDPQEALRGRTCREHGRLLEVYCRTDQRCICAICVLEEHRTHTTVSVQTERVVKQKQLGKIELDIRTSIERRMIRLNELKRQLQSLRNYAHAELSEVEQVLADVSHSVDRIRSELVGGIEEKRDDVIGKGERIASQLEAELGQLQERRTRLEAQTTSEDHIAFLQSFEEANIPYHDMGALNPEEDGDLELHFSLGEIKAALGDIRERLDDIHMGEVHYRHSGSFLPESESMMSVRSLKKKEFSLRDLRKIKSSHKKVKMYLEDVTLNPVTAYPFLILSEDRKQLKRGEKLQFYRNSTLRFDVWSCVSAKEGYESGRHYWEVNVGDNKDWKVGVMRESAQRKGLFDMSPVNGYFALWWSSGQLRALTTPPLSKVKGAGRLRHVGVYLDCEEGQVTFYNAKTGSEVYSFTNHTAFSERMFPVFGTGDKEVPLVLLTTVPSFPE comes from the exons ATGGCTGAGCTGGGTCCTGAGCTGTTCACGGAGCAGGAGCTGACCTGCTCAATCTGTCTGGACCTGTTCAGTGAACCCGTTTCTACGCCCTGCGGACACAACTTCTGCCAGGGCTGTATCGGGGGCTACTGGGCGTCCAGCTCCGTCTACACCTGCCCGCTGTGTAAACGACCCTTTGACGAGCGACCCGAGCTCAGCATCAACCGGGTGTTCGCCCACATCGCCCAGAAATACAGAGACATCCAATATGGAGGTCCGCCGTCCGCCAAACCTCGCCAGAGGACACTGGCCAGTGTGTCTGTTCCCATGGCAACCAGCACAGG GGAGGAGGTGCTGTGTGACATCTGCACAGGCAGGAAGGAGAAAGCGGTCAGTTCCTGTCTGACTTGCACAGCGTCTTACTGTGAGACACATGTGCAGCCTCACCGCCAGGTGGCATTCTACACGTCCCACCGGCTGCTGGACCCCCAAGAGGCACTGCGTGGCCGGACGTGCCGTGAGCACGGGCGGCTGCTGGAAGTTTACTGCAGGACTGACCAGCGCTGCATCTGCGCCATCTGTGTACTAGAGGAGCATCGGACACACACCACAGTGTCCGTGCAGACTGAAAGAGTGGTCAAACAG AAACAACTGGGCAAAATTGAACTGGACATCCGAACATCCATTGAGAGGCGAATGATCCGTCTAAATGAACTAAAGCGGCAACTACAGTCACTTAGA AACTATGCCCATGCTGAGCTGTCAGAGGTGGAGCAGGTTCTTGCAGATGTCAGTCATTCTGTGGATCGAATCCGTAGTGAGCTTGTGGGCGGGATCGAGGAGAAGCGAGACGATGTGATTGGTAAAGGCGAAAGGATTGCCTCACAGCTGGAGGCGGAATTAGGGCAGCTGCAGGAGCGCAGGACTCGACTGGAGGCTCAGACAACTTCTGAAGATCACATTGCCTTCCTGCAG AGCTTCGAGGAGGCTAACATCCCCTATCACGACATGGGTGCTCTAAACCCAGAGGAGGACGGGGACCTGGAACTGCACTTCTCTCTGGGGGAGATAAAAGCTGCTCTGGGAGATATTCGAGAACGGCTGGATGATATTCACATGGGGGAGGTGCACTACCGCCACTCAG GGTCTTTTCTGCCAGAGTCTGAGAGTATGATGAGTGTTCGATCCCTGAAGAAGAAGGAATTTTCACTCAGAG ATCTTCGGAAGATAAAATCAA gtCACAAAAAGGTTAAAATGTACCTTG AGGACGTAACTCTGAACCCGGTGACGGCGTACCCATTCCTCATCCTCTCTGAGGACAGAAAGCAGCTGAAACGTGGAGAAAAGCTGCAGTTCTACAGGAACAGCACGCTGCGCTTCGATGTGTGGTCCTGCGTCTCCGCCAAGGAGGGATACGAATCAGGACGACACTACTGGGAG gtgaatgTAGGTGATAATAAGGACTGGAAGGTGGGTGTAATGCGTGAATCGGCTCAGAGGAAGGGTCTGTTTGATATGAGTCCAGTGAACGGCTACTTCGCTCTGTGGTGGAGCAGCGGTCAGCTGCGCGCTCTCACCACCCCGCCGCTCAGCAAAGTGAAGGGAGCCGGCCGTCTGCGCCATGTGGGCGTTTACCTGGACTGTGAGGAGGGTCAGGTGACCTtctataatgccaaaacaggctCAGAGGTGTACTCCTTTACCAACCACACCGCCTTCTCCGAGAGAATGTTCCCTGTGTTCGGAACCGGGGATAAAGAGGTTCCACTGGTTCTGCTGACCACAGTTCCATCCTTTCCTGAGTGA